A window from Solanum stenotomum isolate F172 chromosome 5, ASM1918654v1, whole genome shotgun sequence encodes these proteins:
- the LOC125865129 gene encoding uncharacterized protein LOC125865129 produces MDATLKISCLSISIPKFTQISRIGSFSATPNLRNLSNNVILGSPLTRRAMPNAVGDAHKHISSLESLFCYDKSVPEERIEKPTGLSLAKKNTGDNPHCPECEAKGAVLCATCSGSGLYVDSIMESQGIIVKVRCLGCGGSGNIMCLDCGGRGHLGLA; encoded by the exons ATGGATGCTACGTTAAAGATATCATGTTTGTCAATTAGTATACCCAAATTTACACAAATTTCTCGAATTGGTTCGTTTTCTGCAACACCCAATTTGAGAAATTTGTCTAACAATGTCATTTTGGGATCTCCGTTAACACGACGA GCAATGCCAAATGCTGTTGGTGATGCTCACAAACATATAAGCAGTCTTGAATCTCTGTTTTGCTATGATAAATCCGTACCAGAGGAAAGAATTGAGAAGCCAACTGGATTGTCCTTGGCCAAGAAGAATACTGGAGATAATCCTCATTGTCCCGAGTGTGAAGCTAAAGGTGCTGTCCTTTGTGCCACCTGCTCCGGTTCGGGCCTATATGTTGATTCTATAATGGAAAGTCAAGGGATAATCGTCAAAGTTAGATGCTTAG GTTGTGGGGGTTCTGGTAACATAATGTGTTTGGATTGTGGAGGTCGAGGTCATCTTGGTCTTGCTTGA